In a single window of the Deltaproteobacteria bacterium genome:
- a CDS encoding acyl carrier protein: MEDLTQELTNLVARTLKISPDQLRPEADLVADLGADSLAVVELMMALEEKLGVRIDDDEAEGLRTFGDALALVRAKLAA; encoded by the coding sequence AGCTGACCAACCTGGTCGCACGGACGCTGAAGATCTCCCCGGATCAGCTACGGCCCGAGGCCGATCTCGTTGCGGACCTCGGCGCCGACTCGCTGGCGGTGGTCGAGCTGATGATGGCGCTCGAGGAGAAGCTGGGGGTGCGCATCGACGACGACGAGGCCGAGGGGCTGCGCACGTTCGGCGACGCGCTCGCCCTCGTGCGCGCCAAGCTCGCGGCCTAG